The following coding sequences lie in one Apium graveolens cultivar Ventura chromosome 3, ASM990537v1, whole genome shotgun sequence genomic window:
- the LOC141711793 gene encoding heat stress transcription factor A-4c-like, translated as MMEGAHGSSSPAPFLTKTYEMIEDPVTDSIVSWSHTGRSFVVWNPPEFAKDLLPTYFKHNNFSSFVRQLNTYGFRKIDPDQWEFANEEFIRGQKHLLPRIHRRKPIHSHSAHQGTLTDSERQELEDEIAKLKHEKSLLQLELQKHKQDSQGFEIEVYSLGERLKNIENRQRNTITFLAQILQKHGTAPAFGPQYQFGNKKRRLAVSTYLYDEANKNQYSTFEEENQGTMSISMLSSELIEKLDSSLRFWENFLHGVGQSSGVDMYDYSTMQPSPLVITEMDASSGDSDMNVQQRSPNFHPSSPHSRDIRSPLELAAAASDHADSPAISSIYIDLESRPRSPGIDVNARPANVLDIDVLNEPVEETTQALPTGVNDVFWEQFLTDQTPNSSTIQEAELEKSDTDGRTSDTTMEGHQRFWWTNLNNVHNLTEQMGHLTPAERT; from the exons ATGATGGAAGGGGCTCATGGTTCGAGTTCTCCCGCGCCTTTTCTTACCAAGACATATGAAATGATTGAAGACCCGGTGACTGACTCCATTGTTTCTTGGAGTCACACCGGGCGTAGCTTTGTTGTCTGGAATCCTCCAGAGTTTGCCAAGGATTTGCTTCCAACATACTTCAAGCACAATAACTTCTCCAGCTTTGTCAGGCAGCTTAATACATAT GGTTTTAGAAAGATTGATCCTGATCAGTGGGAGTTCGCAAATGAGGAATTTATAAGAGGTCAGAAACATCTTTTACCTAGAATTCACCGTCGCAAGCCAATTCATAGCCATTCTGCACATCAAGGTACATTAACTGATTCGGAAAGACAGGAACTTGAAGATGAAATTGCCAAGCTCAAACATGAAAAGAGTTTGCTTCAGTTAGAGTTACAAAAGCATAAGCAGGATAGTCAAGGATTTGAAATTGAAGTATATTCGCTAGGGGAGCGTTTGAAGAACATTGAAAATCGACAGAGAAATACTATTACATTCCTGGCTCAAATACTCCAGAAACATGGTACTGCACCTGCTTTCGGGCCACAATATCAATTTGGTAACAAGAAGAGAAGGTTGGCAGTGTCCACTTACTTATACGATGAAGCCAATAAAAACCAATATTCGACTTTTGAGGAAGAAAATCAGGGTACTATGTCCATATCAATGTTAAGTTCAGAGCTAATAGAGAAGTTAGACTCATCCTTAAGGTTTTGGGAGAATTTTTTACACGGGGTTGGTCAATCTTCGGGAGTTGACATGTATGATTACAGTACAATGCAGCCATCGCCATTAGTTATAACAGAAATGGATGCATCATCTGGTGATTCTGATATGAATGTCCAACAACGCTCCCCAAACTTCCATCCATCGTCCCCTCACTCGAGGGATATTCGTTCACCCCTCGAGTTAGCTGCTGCTGCTTCTGATCATGCAGATAGTCCTGCCATCTCATCTATCTATATCGACTTAGAATCAAGGCCAAGATCACCGGGGATAGATGTAAATGCAAGGCCTGCAAATGTTCTTGACATTGATGTTCTAAACGAACCAGTTGAAGAGACAACTCAAGCACTACCAACAGGGGTTAACGATGTGTTTTGGGAACAATTTCTGACTGATCAGACTCCAAATTCCTCTACCATTCAAGAAGCCGAGCTAGAGAAATCAGACACGGATGGAAGAACAAGTGATACCACAATGGAAGGGCATCAAAGATTTTGGTGGACTAATTTGAATAATGTGCATAACCTTACGGAACAGATGGGGCACCTCACTCCAGCTGAAAGAACTTAA